A genomic region of Corticium candelabrum chromosome 22, ooCorCand1.1, whole genome shotgun sequence contains the following coding sequences:
- the LOC134197302 gene encoding uncharacterized protein LOC134197302 produces the protein MARTAPHVVLVSLCLLVFSAASLANESPGNMLISTNQSMAMRVSAEDLVFRRKRSFPLELSGPAEETGYYNLSGNPSFFGLIFGHLVLRDSGGRTLDGYKCEGLLIGPKHVLTVFPECVPNNCSSNSTSDSPCRKGLAPDNVVVYQYTKIMPTRSQRVEVNVQSMWRTATFNYLVALLADDQILLEMDEDKFPVLSWTKQNDPCNYDLFLERAVDYPVLLSTPTATQDLTNGTFNLELKRLLIDCFYERDPHRISLRNDQYNPNAVVETKPLNGASFFKPSSGTVALFGLISDKMVKQCEGRAVAKLVGRKRSRGHVGDIFFCADRMGWEDVLDIYQIGLAVDNRMPRDNGNVFPRFPTEMASWNMQSLANMDETRALSTKIYDSVLNILKRTQILALQEVSGFEARYKGKSNPRNSLQLLQTQTNIGYRASGEFAFIYDETRVQLASIQSPQCGILEEKRVKHKYAYWCKFQFVGMRECFTMYTAHFRYSGRDAAARALEFEHFSNHSRVVQRSGAETCSRIQILAGDFNLQSAKETMKVASNFIDFRFLDAGPTTVAKAVSHYDRILVSETLRIPHHYIFPGLKTGRGPTVSEELFLPYKQTFLPRDNPLLPTLRQYEPVVRSYQLSDHLPVQIRWEGLLNIGTWNMENHKPATSSVLVNAYTKVLSLFSVLAVQELLAAPTPNMYNKSWTFSPVLRRERLGFAYNSNDVTLTRCSVLTFPVDYRQRPAYACIFREVKTEKVLAIVNLHLLNQPRPSIKYVNKVINYIRNITVNHNGSTPEARQEWKNAYIMGDFNLYRLKSKWNKAFYNGVKCNHTKSLPGDPAAPWTFTRVLSKLTLDYIYTPELADKDMKENNVPGSPTCRVINPELEEANGEYLLPDSVPKTIYSFISSWKELSDHYPVFMKFVPPTEPPGNNDAKRKFLGVSKEWP, from the exons ATGGCAAGAACGGCGCCGCATGTCGTCTTGGTTTCtctttgtttacttgtcttctCTGCTGCTTCACTGGCTAACGAATCGCCTGGAAACATGCTCATTTCTACAAACCAGTCGATGGCAATGCGTGTTAGTGCAGAGGATCTTGTTTTTCGCCGGAAACGCAGTTTTCCTTTGGAGCTTTCCGGCCCAGCCGAAGAAACAGGCTACTACAATTTGAGCGGCAATCCGTCTTTCTTTGGTCTCATCTTTGGCCACTTGGTGTTGAGAGATAGCGGAGGAAGGACTCTCGACGGTTACAAGTGCGAAGGCTTACTGATTGGGCCTAAACACGTTCTCACGGTATTTCCGGAGTGCGTGCCAAACAACTGCAGTTCCAACAGTACATCTGACTCTCCATGTCGGAAAGGCCTAGCACCCGACAATGTCGTCGTCTACCAATATACCAAGATTATGCCCACGCGCAGTCAAAGGGTTGAGGTAAACGTGCAGTCTATGTGGCGTACTGCAACATTCAATTACCTAGTTGCTCTTTTGGCTGACGATCAAATCCTTCTGGAAATGGATGAAGACAAATTTCCTGTTTTGTCGTGGACTAAACAGAACGACCCCTGCAACTATGATTTGTTTCTAGAAAGAGCAGTCGACTACCCAGTTCTGCTTTCGACCCCAACAGCTACTCAGGATTTGACTAACGGCACGTTCAATCTGGAGCTGAAAAGACTTCTTATAGACTGCTTTTACGAGAGAGATCCCCACAGGATATCCTTACGGAACGACCAGTACAATCCTAATGCTGTGGTGGAGACAAAACCCTTGAATGGTGCATCGTTCTTCAAACCATCAAGTGGCACTGTAGCTCTCTTTGGATTGATATCGGACAAGATGGTGAAACAGTGTGAGGGCAGAGCAGTCGCAAAATTGGTAGGAAGAAAGAGATCAAGAGGTCACGTGGGTGACATCTTCTTTTGTGCTGATCGCATGGGGTGGGAAGATGTTCTTGATATTTATCAGATTGGATTAGCAGTTGACAACAGAATGCCAAGAGACAACGGCAACGTGTTTCCTAGATTTCCAACAG AGATGGCATCTTGGAATATGCAGTCGCTGGCAAATATGGATGAAACTAGAGCACTTTCGACGAAAATTTACGATAGTGTGCTCAACATATTAAAAAGGACTCAGATATTAGCTCTTCAAGAAGTGAGTGGATTCGAAGCGAGATACAAGGGAAAGTCTAATCCTCGCAACAGTTTGCAACttttacaaacacaaacaaatataggATACAGAGCCAGCGGTGAATTTGCTTTCATCTATGACGAAACGAGAGTCCAACTTGCTTCAATACAAAGCCCTCAATGTGGTATACTGGAAGAGAAACGCGTAAAGCACAAATACGCTTATTGGTGCAAATTCCAG TTTGTGGGAATGAGGGAGTGTTTCACTATGTATACCGCTCATTTTCGGTACAGTGGTAGAGACGCTGCAGCGAGAGCCTTAGAGTTTGAACACTTTAGCAACCACTCTAGAGTCGTGCAAAGAAGCGGTGCTGAAACGTGTAGTAGAATTCAAATTCTCGCTGGCGACTTTAATCTTCAAAGTGCGAAAGAAACAATGAAGGTTGCATCCAACTT TATTGATTTTAGATTTTTGGACGCTGGGCCTACAACAGTTGCCAAGGCAGTGTCTCATTACGATCGTATCCTCGTTAGTGAGACCCTCCGTATACCTCATCACTACATATTTCCCGGTTTGAAGACTGGAAGAGGGCCTACTGTGTCTGAAGAACTGTTTCTACCCTACAAGCAGACGTTCCTTCCGCGAGATAATCCATTACTTCCTACATTGCGTCAATACGAGCCTGTTGTTCGTTCTTATCAGCTCAGTGATCATCTACCAGTGCAGATTCGGTGGGAGGGACTCTTGAATATTGGAACGTGGAATATGGAGAATCACAAGCCGGCCACTAGTTCGGTGCTGGTGAACGCGTACACCAAGGTCTTATCACTCTTTAGCGTCTTGGCAGTTCAAGAGTTGTTGGCTGCTCCAACACCTAATATGTATAACAAATCGTGGACTTTTTCGCCTGTTTTACGTCGTGAGCGACTAGGATTCGCTTACAACAGCAACGACGTTACTCTAACAAGATGCAGTGTTCTTACGTTTCCAGTAGATTACAGACAAAGACCAGCGTACGCGTGTATCTTCAGAGAAGTAAAAACAGAGAAG GTCCTGGCCATTGTTAATTTGCACCTTCTGAATCAACCCAGACCGTCGATCAAATACGTTAACAAAGTTATTAACTACATTCGGaatattactgtaaatcataATGGCAGCACTCCTGAGGCACGACAGGAATGGAAAAATGCATATATTATGGGAGACTTTAATCTTTACCGTCTGAAAAGCAAATGGAATAA AGCTTTCTATAATGGTGTGAAGTGCAATCACACGAAATCGTTACCGGGGGATCCTGCCGCGCCTTGGACATTCACTCGCGTTCTTAGTAAGCTCACATTAGACTACATCTACACGCCAGAGCTCGCTGACAAAGACATGAAAGAGAACAATGTACCTGGAAGTCCTACGTGTCGAGTCATCAATCCAGAGTTGGAGGAAGCTAACGGAGAGTACCTTTTGCCGGATTCCGTTCCTAAAACTATTTACAGTTTTATCAGTTCGTGGAAAGAATTGTCTGACCATTATCCGGTATTCATGAAATTCGTACCGCCAACGGAGCCACCTGGGAATAATGATGCTAAACGAAAGTTTCTCGGGGTCTCGAAGGAGTGGCCCTAA